The DNA sequence CCCCGGAGGTGGTCGACTGCGCTCAGGTGCTGGTCAACGCCATTCATCGCGGCCTCGACGCCCACGGCATCGACCGCGACCTGGTCCAGTTACTGCGCACCGACGAGGCTGATGCCGGCCAGCGCCTCATCTCCCACGAGGACGTCGATCACATCATCCTCACCGGCGCCTCCGAGACCGCGAAGCTTTTCCGCTCCTGGCGCCCCGAGATGGATATTTCGGCGGAGACCTCGGGCAAGAACGCCATCATCGTCACCCCAGCGGCCGACCCGGACCTCGCCGTCGCCGACATCTACCGCTCCGCCTTCGGCCACTCCGGCCAGAAGTGCTCGGCATCCTCGCTGGTCATCTTGGTCGGCGCCGCGGGCCAGTCCCGCCGTCTGCGGGAGCAGCTTATCGACGCCGTCTCCACCCTCCGCGTCGGCCCCGGCACCGACATCACCACCACGATGAACGGCCTCATCTCTCCTCCCGGCGAGAAGCTACAGCGTGGCCTCACCCAGCTGGATGAGGGCGAGTCCTGGCTGCTCAAGCCCCGCCAGCTCGATGAGGAGGGCCGGTTCTGGACCCCGGGTATCCGCGACAACGTGGCCCCCGGCTCCTGGTTCCATACCCACGAGTGCTTCGGCCCCGTCCTCGGCATCATGCACGCCTCCACCTTGGAGGAAGCCATCGAGTGGCAGAACTCCACCGGGTTCGGGCTTACCGGCGGCATCCACTCCCTCGATCCGGAGGAGGTTGATCTCTGGACCGATCGCGTCGAGGTGGGCAACGCCTACATCAACCGCGGTATCACCGGCGCGATCGTCCAGCGCCAGTCCTTCGGTGGCTGGAAAGACTCGGTCATCGGTGCCGGGGCCAAGGCCGGCGGCCCGAACTACGTTGCCCAGCAGGGCGTGTGGTCCGATGGTTCACTCGACATCGCGCAGGTGCAGCTGCCCAGCACCGCGGCTGACTTCCTGCGCCGCGCCGCCGAGCTGCTCAGCGATGAGGATCTTCGCTGGCTCACCACCGCCGCCGAGCTCGATGAGCTGGCCTGGCGCGAGGAATTCGGCGCCACCCACGACCTCACGGCGCTGCGCTCGGAAGCCAACATCTTCCGCTACCGCCCGCTGCTCGATCCGCTGCGCATCCGCGTCGGTGACAACGCCGCGCTTCGTGATGTCTTGCGTCTTCAACTGGCAGCTCTGCGCACCGGCACCGCGGTGGATATTTCCGCCCGCGAGTCCGTCGCCCGCGAGCTGTCCCAGGCTGGCATCCACGCCCGCGCTATCAGCAACGATGCCTTCGCTGCCGAGCTGACCGGCCTCACCGGAGCCCGAGTTCGGGCGCTTGGTGACGTCAGCGACGACCTTTATTCAGCCGCCGCGGAATCCGGATCGGTCATCCTCGATGCCCCGGTGATTGCCGATGGCCGCCGTGAACTTCTACCTTTCCTTCTGGAGCAAGCAATTTCCCAGACCATGCACCGTTTTGGCGTGCTAGGAACAAAGAAGGTTTCTCTGGCAGAATAGAACTTCTTATGAGCACACCACTTGATCCCCAGAAGCCCGGGATGCACGGCACGGACACCCGGGACCTCTCCGATACCATCGCAGAGATCGCCGATGATCGCCCGATCCCCTCTGATACCGAGGAGGTCACCGACCGCGGAGTCATCATCGGCCGTGATGGCCGGTGGGCTGCCGGGTGGGCGTTGCGGTTCATCATCATGGTGGTGGCCGGATACTTGGCCCTCCAGCTGCTGGGGAAGGTGTGGGTCGGCCTCCTGCCCATCTTGCTCGCCATCCTGGTTACCTCCGTGTTGTGGCCGGTGACCAGCTTCTTCCGCAACACGTTGCGTTTCCCGGCGGCCCTTGCGGCGATTGCCACGATCATCGGCTTTTTCGCCGCCATTATCGGCGTTTTCGCCGCCATGGCCCCGACGGTGCGTGACCAGGGAGCATCGCTGGTCACGGAGGCCTCCAACGGCATCGACCGGATCAGCAAGTGGATCCAGGACGGGCCCTTCGACATCGACCTGGGTCAGTTCAGCGGCGCGCTCGATGACGTGGTCAACTACGTCCGCCAGCAATCCGCGAACATCGCTTCCGGCGTTTTCAGCGGACTCTCCGCCGCGACGTCGGTGGTGGTGACGCTCGTCGTCATGCTTGTGCTCACCTTCTTCTTCCTCAAGGACGGCTCCAAGTTCCTGCCTTGGGTACGCAAGTACACCGGCTCGAATGTTGGTTGGCACCTCACCGAGGTCCTCACCCGCACGTGGAACACCCTCGCCGGATTCATCCGCACGCAGGCGCTGGTGTCCTTGGTTGATGCTGTCTTCATCGGCATCGGTTTGCTCATCCTCGGCGTCCCGCTGGCGCTGGTGCTCGCCGTGATCACGTTCTTCGCCGGGTTCATCCCCATCGTCGGTGCTTTCACCGCCGGCGCGCTGGCCGTCATCATCGCGCTGGTGACCAACGGACTGACCAACGCTCTTCTCGTGCTCGCGCTCATCATCCTGGTCCAGCAGATCGAGGGCAATATCCTCCAGCCGATCCTGCAGTCAAAGGCGATGAACCTTCACGCCGCGGTTGTGCTGCTCTCGGTCACGGTCGGTTCCACGATGTTTGGCATCGTCGGTGCCTTCCTCGCCGTCCCCGTCGCGGCCACCATCGCCGTGTGGTTCCGCTACCACTCGGAGATGGTCGCCCTGCGTGCGGGTGAGATCTCCATCGATGACATTGAAATCGCCACCAAGGAGGGCACGAACGTCACCTCCAAGGAAGCGTTCGAGGGAGTGCGCGACAAGCTCCGGTCGATGGGTCGCCGGAGGAACGAGGATTCGGCTGAGGGTAAATCCGAATCCGGCGGTATCCTGCCGCGCTTCCGCAAGGTTGTGGAAACCGAACCGGAGTAAACCTTAGAAGTTGAGCTTGGCCACGGCCTCGGCAATCTTGCGGGAGCACTCGTCCAACGAGTCCGCCCAGCCCGAGGCCGTGGCTTCGTCTGCATGGTCGGAGATCTGCTTGAGCAGCGTCACGGGCACGCCGAAGTGCAGGCCCACGGCGGCGATGGCATAGCCTTCCATGTCGACGAGCCCGGCGCGGGAGGCCAGGGCCTCCTTCTTTGCGGAGTCGTTGACAAAGGTATCCCCGGTGGCCAGGGAGGCCACCGGGAACAGCCCGGACGTCGTGGGTTCGATGACGTCCGGGCTGAAACGCTCGGCCACCCCGGGCACCACGTCGGAATCGAAGTCGTGCTTGAACACGGAGTTGATTTCGTAGACGCCGTCGCCCAGCTCGGGGCGAAGTGCCCCGGCGGTGCCGACGTTGATGATCCGGGAGGGCAGCTGGCCGGTAGCGCGGGCGTTAGCCAGGTACTCGGTTAAGGAGATGGCTGCGGCCAGCGTGCCAATGCCGGTGATGAGGAGGGTGGTGCCCTCGGGAAGCTGGGTCACTTCACCGGGGACTGCGGCAACGAAGAGGGGTTGATTCATGCCTCAGAGCATAAGCCACCTCACCCCAGTTGATCAGCGACGCTGAATTTCCCTCCGGTGGCGTTGAACTCGGCGAGGGCTGCCGCCGCCAGGGCGTCATCCCCCAGCACATCCATCGCGACCTGGGCGAGGCCGGCGGAGGAGTCGACCGCGGCCCGGGTGGCCTCGGGGGATCCGGCCCATTCCGCGAACGCCGCCGTGTGGAGGGCGACATCGGGCGGGGAGACCTTGACCATGGGGTGGATTCCAGGGACGAGCTGGGACACGTTGCCGAAGTCGGTCGACGCGGCGAGCGAGTCGGGCACCACGCCGGCGGGGGCGGCGGTCCGGCCCCGGAGGGCCTGGGTGTGGGTCCAGCGACCGAGCAGCGTCTCATTGTTGCGGATCGGCAGGGTCGTGGGGTGAACATCCCACTGCCGCTCGACGGTGCAGCCGGTCATGAGCGCGGCACCGTCGAGGATGTTGTCCACGCGGGCGGAGAGATCGACGAGCGATTCGGTGAGCAGCGAGCGGACGTAGATGTCCAGGGACGCGGTCTCGGGGATGACGGAGGGGCGGTGCCCGCCGTCGGTGATGACGGAATGCAGGCGATCGCTCGGCGCCATTTGCTGCCGCAGCAGCCCCATCGCCTGGTAGGCGAGGGTGGCGGCGTCGAGGGCGTTGCGTCCCATGAACGGCTGCGAGCTGGCGTGCGCTGCAACCCCGTGGAAGGTCGCTTGGAGGGTGCGGCGGCCGAGCCAGTAGTGGCTGGAGATGTCGTAGCCGAAGGGGTGGATCATGATGGCGACGTCAATGCCGTCAAGCATGCCGCCACGAATCATGTACTCCTTGCCGGAATGCCCCTCCTCCGCGGGCGTGCCCAGGAAGACGATGCGGCCGCCCATGCCCGACGAGCGGAGTGCCTCGACCGCGGACAGGAAGGCGCCGACGCCGGCGGCGGCGATGATGTTGTGCCCGCAGGCGTGCCCGATGCCCGGTAGGGCATCGTATTCCGCCAGGATGGCGACGGTGCGGTGGCGGGCGGGGTCGTAGCCGGGGGCGTCATAAAGCGTCCGCAGCGACGTCTCCACTCCGTGCACTCCGCGTTCCACGGCAAAGCCCTTCGCCTCCAGCAGCTCGGCGATGGTCCGCTGCGCGTGGACCTCCTCGAACGCCACCTCAGGGTGGGCATGGAGGTTTTGCAGGAGGGCGGTCAGTTCCGGTTCCAGCGCTTCCGCGCTTGCCGACGCCGTCGTCCACGCCGCCTCCTGTCCCGGATAGGCATCCAGGACCACGGGACCGCCGGTGGCGGCCTCTTGCACCTCCTTCATCCGGGCTTCGATGCCAGCGCTGGCGTGGTCGAGAAAAGCAGTGGACGGATTAGTGCGATCTGACGAATGCATTGTTGTTTTACGCTACCTTCTGTTGCTACTGGAGGAAGATCTGGGCACCGGGACCAAGCGGCAGATCCGCGAAGTACCAAATGGCGAGCAATCCCGCCCAGGAGAGCCAGAAGGGAATAACGAACGGGATGAGGCGCGACATCAAGGTACCCAGGCCAGCGTTGGGTTCGTAGCGGCGCAGCAATCCGAGGATGACAATCATGTACGGGTTGAGCGGGGTGATGACCTGGGTGGCGGAGTCACCGACGCGGAACGCTGCCTGGGTGAAGGCGGGTTCGAAGCCAATGAGCGCGAACATCGGGACGAAGACCGCCGCCATGAGCGTCCACATGGCCGAGCCGGAGATGATGAGCAGGTTGAGCAGCGACGCCAGGACAATGAACGCGAGGATCGCTCCGAAGCCGGTGAGCCCGATCGATTCGAGGAAGGCAGCGCCCTTGACGGCGGTGTAGGTACCGATGCCGGTCCAGGCGAATAGTGCGACGAACTGGCCGAGGAGGAACGCCAGCACGAGGAAGCCGATCATGTCCTTGAGGGCCAGGCCCATCATCTTGACGATGTCGGACACCGACTTCACCGACCCCACGTACAGGCCGTAGACGATGCCCATGATCATGAAGTAGGAGAAGACGATGAACACGATCGACTGCAGAAGCGGGGACTGCGGCAGGAAGTTGCCCGCCTCATTGCGCCACGGGGAGCTGGGCATGAGGAACGCCCAGAGGAAGACAATCGTCAGCGCCACAGCCGCCAGCAGAGAGGCGACGAGGCCGCGGTTTTCCTCGCGGGTCAAGGTGGCGGAGAGCTCGTTGCCATCGGCATCGCGGTCACCGCGCTGGGAAGCATCCTCGCCGCTGAGGGTCTCCGCGGTGGGCACGCCTTGGCGCACCATGCGCGGTTCGAGGACCTTGTCGGTGATGAGGCCGGCCAGCAGACCGAGGACGATGGCGGAGGCGATGTTGAAGTAGTAGTTGGAGACCGGGTTGACCTCGGTGGTGGCGATGCCCGGCAGGGTCTCCATCACGGCGTTGGTGATTCCGGCGAACAGCGCATCAAGGCTGGTGGGGAACAGTGCGGTGGAGTAACCCGCGCCCACGGCGGCGAAACCGCCGAGCAGACCGGCGACGGGGTGACGGCCCGCTGCCTTGAACACCATGGCGGCCAGCGGCGGGACGACGACGAAGGCGGCGTCGGCCATGATCGAGGCGGTAACACCGACGATGCCCACGGCGTAGGGAAGGATCCAGCGCTTAGCGGAGCCGAAGAGCTTGCGGATCAGCGCCGAGAGCATGCCCGAACGCTCGGCCACACCCGTGGCCAGGAGGATGGGGAGGACGGTGACCAGGGGCGGGAAGCCGATGTAGTTGGATCCCATCGTGGTGGTCAGCCACGTCATGCCCTCGCCGGTGAACAGGCCCCGGATGGTGAGGTCTTTGTCCGACCCGGGCACGGCGACGGTGATGTCTTGGACCGCCATGATGGTGGAGGCGATGCCGGTGAGGAGGAACAGGATGAGGAAGAGGGTGAACGGCTCAGGCAGTTTGTTGCCCACGTACTCGATTCCATTGAGGAACCGGTCGCCTAAGCCACCCTTCTTTCCTTTCTGCTGGTCACGGTCTTTCTCAGCGGTTGTACTCATGAGCTCACATCCTTCGAAGGGACTTGACGCAGGGAACTTGATTCCCTAACTGTTCCATAGATCACACTCGAATTAGGTGAGAAAAACAAATTGTTTATTAAATTCTTGTGAATTTAATCTAAGTATTAGGTATAAATATTAAACCTTCACGCGATCATTACTCGGTTGTTCTTTCACGCCCGTTACCACTGCCGCGTCGAGCTGATTGCGGCGAGCGCGCTGGTAGCCCACCCACGTCAGGGCCAGGCCAATGACCAAGGTCGCCAGCTGGAGGGTGAGCACAACCGGCTGGGTGACCGCGAAGAACTTGAGCACCACCGGCAGGTTGAGCAGCAACAACAGCGTGCCCACGATTCCGCCCAGGGCCACCGGGTTGAGGCGGGTAACCAGCCACGCCGCCAGCGGGGCGGCGATGGTGCCGCCGATGAGCAGGGCGAGGACGGCCGGCAAATTAGCCACGAGCTCTTCCCACAGGCCGATGACGAAGCCTAAGGTGGCGCCCAAGGTAACCAGGAACTCTGCGGTATTGACCGTGCCCACGACCCGGCGCGGCTCCGTTCGTCCGAGCGAGAGCAGCGTCGAGGTGGTCACCGGCCCCCAGCCGCCACCGCCGGAGGCATCGATGAAGCCGCCGAAGAGGCCAAGGCCGCCCAGGAATCCGGTGCTGTGGGGTTGGGAATTGACGGAGCGGCGCACCCGTCCTCGGGAGAACCGCCAGATGAGGTTGAGCCCGATCGCGGCGAGGATGGCGGCGGTGAGGGGACGCGCGGCATCGGTGGACAGGGAGGACAAGACGGTGGCACCGGCGAAGGCGCCCAGGGCGCCGGGGATGGCGAGGCGGAAGACTACCCGCCAATCGACGTTGCCGAAGCGCCAGTGGCTCACCCCGGAGACGAACGTCGTGCCCAGTTCGGCGACGTGGACCGCCGCGGAGGCCTGGGCCGGTCCGAGCCCAGCGAGGAGGATGAGGATGGTGGTGGATGTCGCACCGAAGCCCATGCCAAGGCCCCCGTCGACAAGCTGGGCAGCGAGGCCTGCCAGGGCGATAAGGATGAGCGTTTTCATGGGGTTTCCTTAGACAGCCGGAAGGGAAAGCGCGGAGTGGTAGCGGGAGGCGACCACCGCCGCGAGGTCAGTGGTCAGTGGTGGAGAGGAGGTAAAGCGCGCGCCGGTAGCGGCGGCAATGCGCGGAAGCTGCTCGCGGAGACGATCAAGGAGCAACCCATCGGTGACGAACAAGGGCAGTAGGTGCACTGCTGACCGTCCCGCGGCCGCTTCGATGACACCCGCTCCCCCGCTACCGGCCGGGCCGGTGGCGGGGACCACGGAGACGGAGTGTCCCGATAGCTCCGCCACCCGGGCGCCGAGCTCCCCCAGGGCCGCCTGCGCGGCCTCGTCGCTGGTGCCCACGGGGTAGAGCACGACGTGGGAGTCGGCGGGAGCGTCCAGCGCCACCCGCTGGGAGAGGACCCCGGCGACGCAGTCGCCCGTGCCCAGGCCGGGTGCCACGTGGAGGGAGAGCCCACTGTGCTCCGCGGCCTGGGCCACGACCTCGGGCACGTCGTGGCGGGCGTGGAAAGCGTCGGTGAACAGCAAGGGCACGACGATGGCTTCCCGGTGCCCAGCGGCGGCCAGGTGGAAAGCCACATCCGGGAGGGTGGGCTCGGTGAATTCGAGGTGGGCGTCGAAAGCGGGGGCGTCGATAAGCTGGCCCGCAGCCCGGGTGAGTCGGCGGATGCCGCCGCCCGAACCGGGGTGACGCGAGCCGTGGGAGAGCGTGATTAGGGCGGTCATGGCTGCCTCCTTAGCGGAGTCGGGTGCCCACCAGGCCGGCGGCCAGGGTGGAGCCGTTGGCGGGGTCAATGAGGAGGAAACTGCCCACGGCCCCGCGCGCGGCGTAGCCATCAATGGGCAGTTCAGCAGCGGTATCGATGCTGATGTGGGCGATGTCGTTGAGCTGGAATTCCTCCGGGTGGTCCACGTCGGCGAGGCCGTCGATATCGAGCAGTCGGTCCACGGAAGCGATGCGACCGCGCACGAGTGAGGTGCCATAGCGGACTTTCACTGGCGCCCCGGCGCGCAGGGCCTTCTCCGTGAGCCCAACCACGGTGGCGGAGAAGTGACGCACCTCGACAGGCCGCTGAACGCCGGAAATGAGGTCACCACGGGCGAGATCGACGTCGTCGGCAAGCAGCAGGGTGACAGAGTCACCGGCCACGGCCTCCTCGACCGGACCGTCGGTGGAGTCAATGCCAACGATTTCCGTCGACCGGCCATAAGGCAGGGTCACCGTCGACCCCACCCGGACCGAGCCGGCCTCGACTCGGCCGGCGTAGCCGCGATAATCGGTGGCGTGCTCACGGATGACCCACTGGATGGGGAAACGCAGGTCCAGATCGTGCGCGCGGCCGCGGGTGACTTCCACCTCCTCGAGCAGGGAGAGGATGGTGGGGCCGGTGTACCACGGCATCGCGAGCGATCGATCGACGACGTTGTCTCCCCGCAGCGCGGAGATGGGGACAACGTGGGTGTCCGTCACGCCGAGGCGATCGGCCGCCGCCGCGAAGGATGCTTCGATGTCCCGGAACACGGACTCGGAGTAGTCGACCAGGTCGATCTTGTTCACGGCCAGGATGACGGTGCGCACGCCCAGCAGTGCTGCCACCGTCAGGTGGCGAACGGTCTGCTCGACGACGCCATGGCGGGCGTCGACAAGCAAAACCACGACCTGGGACGTCGACATGCCGGTGACCGTATTGCGGGTGTACTGCACGTGGCCGGGAGTGTCGGCGAGGATGAAGGTGCGCTGATCGGTGGCGAAGTAGCGGTAGGCGACATCAATGGTGATGCCCTGCTCACGTTCGGCACGGAGGCCATCCACCAGCAAGGACAGGTCGATGCCATCGAAACCACGATCAGCAGAGGTCGCCTCGACGGAGGCGAGCTGATCCGCCAGGACGGACTTCGTGTCGTGGAGCAAGCGGCCGACGAAGGTGGATTTTCCATCGTCGACGGAGCCGGCGGTGCACAGGCGTAGGGTCTCGCGGGTGGCGATGAGGGTGGAGGCGTTCATCAGAAGTAGCCCTCTTTCTTGCGGTCTTCCATGGCGGATTCGCTGAGGCGGTCATCGGCTCGAGTGGCGCCGCGCTCAGTGAGGGTGGAGGTGGCGATCTCGGCGAGGATCTCGTCGATCGTGGTGGCGGTGGATTCGACCGCGCCGGTGCAGGACATGTCGCCGACGGTGCGGTAGCGGACGCGGCGGGTTTCTAGTTCTTCCCCGCGCCGCGGTCCACCCCAGGGGCCCGGGGTAAGCCACATGCCGTCCCGGTTGAACACCTCGCGCTCGTGGGCGAAATAGATCGATGGCAGGTCGATGCCGCGGGCGCCGATGTACTCCCACACATCCGCCTCGGTCCAATTCGAGATGGGGAACACGCGGATATTCTCGCCGGGCAGCTTCGAGCCGTTGTACAAGCTCCACAGCTCGGGGCGTTGGCGGCGTGGATCCCAGCCGCCGAAAGAATCCCGCACGGAGAACACGCGCTCCTTGGCGCGGGCCCGCTCCTCGTCGCGGCGGGCACCACCGAGGACGGCGTCATATCCCTGCTCAGCGATGGTCTCCACCAGCGGCACGGTCTGCAGCGGGTTGCGGGTGCCGTCGGGGCGTTCGCTCAGGTCACCGCGGTCGATCCAGTCCTGGACGTGCGCGACCCGCAGCCGCGCCCCCGTCTGCTCGACGAGGCGATCCCGGAAGGAAATGACCTCGTGGAAGTTGTGGCCCGTGTCCACGTGCAGAAGTTCCAGCGGCAGGGCGGCGGGGGCGAACGCGCGGCGAGCGAGCTCCAGCACCACGCAGGAATCCTTGCCGCCGGAGAACAGCAGGCCGATGGAATCGAACTGCCCCGCTACCTCGCGGAGGATGTGGATGGACTCGTTTTCCAAGTCCTTGAGATGAGGGGAGAGGCGTTGAGTAGCAATCGCTGTGGTCATGTGTGTAGTCCGCATTCTGTTTTGGCGTTGCCAGCCCAGCGGCCGGCCCGGGGGTCCTCGCCGTCGGCGACGGGAAGGGTGCAGGTGGCGCACCCGATGGAGGGGTAGCCCTGCGTGGTCAGGGGGTGTCGGATGAGGTCGTTGTCGGCGATGAAGGCTTCGGTGTCCTCCAGCGACCACGTGATGATCGGGGAGATTTTCAGCCGCCCCGTGGCATCGAGGCTCAGCGCCGGTGCCTGCGCGCGGGTCGGCCCGTCGGCGCGCCGCAACCCGGTCACCCATCCCGCATACGGGCTTAAGTTCACGGCCAGCGGCTCGACCTTGCGCATCCGGCAACACGCCGCCGGGTCGCGCCCATACAGGGCCACCCCGTAGGTGGCATCCTGCTCAGCGCGGGTGAGCACTGGCAGGGCCCGCACGAGTCGCTGGGGATATCGCTTATCGACGCCGTCCGCTACCGCCAGCGTCTGCTCAAAGTGGTAGCCGGTATCGAGGAAAAGGAAGTCTGCCTGCGGCAGATGCCGCGCAGCGAGCTCCGCGAGCACGGTGTTTTCCATGGACAAGGTCACCGCGACGTCACCGGGGACGTGTTCTGCTGCCCAGGCGAGGATGGTCTCGGCGGAGGCATCGTAGAGCTGCTCGGCGAAGGTATCCACCAGTTCGGCGTTGCGCTGGGCCGTGCGCGGGTCGAGTGGTGCGGTGGTGTTCGGGCCGGGCGGGCTGACCTGGGGGTCGCGCTTGGTGGCGGAGAGTAGGTTCATTGGGCACCTCCCACTCGAGTGAGTTGGATTCCGTGTCGGTGAAGTGATTCTTGGATGGCTTGGTTGGTGGATCGGGCGGGAGCCGGGCGCTGCGGGGGTTCGTCTTGGCCGTGGTACTGGATAGAAAACACCCGCGTGCAATCGGAGCAGGACCAGGCAAAGTCATCCTCCACCGCCGGGAACAGCACCTCGCCAGCGCAATAGGGGCAAAACAGCGGGTGATTCCGGTTCGGGTTGGGCTTGCGGCGAAAACTCACTTGAGGTCCTCCTCGTCGGCGCGCTGGACCCATTCCTGGAAGGTCTCTTCTTCGTGGCGCTGTTGTTTGAAGTGCTCGACCACGCGGACGACGTAATTCCCGACCTCGTCGGCGATGACCTTGTGC is a window from the Corynebacterium testudinoris genome containing:
- the cysD gene encoding sulfate adenylyltransferase subunit CysD; this encodes MTTAIATQRLSPHLKDLENESIHILREVAGQFDSIGLLFSGGKDSCVVLELARRAFAPAALPLELLHVDTGHNFHEVISFRDRLVEQTGARLRVAHVQDWIDRGDLSERPDGTRNPLQTVPLVETIAEQGYDAVLGGARRDEERARAKERVFSVRDSFGGWDPRRQRPELWSLYNGSKLPGENIRVFPISNWTEADVWEYIGARGIDLPSIYFAHEREVFNRDGMWLTPGPWGGPRRGEELETRRVRYRTVGDMSCTGAVESTATTIDEILAEIATSTLTERGATRADDRLSESAMEDRKKEGYF
- a CDS encoding nucleosidase, with the translated sequence MNQPLFVAAVPGEVTQLPEGTTLLITGIGTLAAAISLTEYLANARATGQLPSRIINVGTAGALRPELGDGVYEINSVFKHDFDSDVVPGVAERFSPDVIEPTTSGLFPVASLATGDTFVNDSAKKEALASRAGLVDMEGYAIAAVGLHFGVPVTLLKQISDHADEATASGWADSLDECSRKIAEAVAKLNF
- a CDS encoding AbgT family transporter, yielding MSTTAEKDRDQQKGKKGGLGDRFLNGIEYVGNKLPEPFTLFLILFLLTGIASTIMAVQDITVAVPGSDKDLTIRGLFTGEGMTWLTTTMGSNYIGFPPLVTVLPILLATGVAERSGMLSALIRKLFGSAKRWILPYAVGIVGVTASIMADAAFVVVPPLAAMVFKAAGRHPVAGLLGGFAAVGAGYSTALFPTSLDALFAGITNAVMETLPGIATTEVNPVSNYYFNIASAIVLGLLAGLITDKVLEPRMVRQGVPTAETLSGEDASQRGDRDADGNELSATLTREENRGLVASLLAAVALTIVFLWAFLMPSSPWRNEAGNFLPQSPLLQSIVFIVFSYFMIMGIVYGLYVGSVKSVSDIVKMMGLALKDMIGFLVLAFLLGQFVALFAWTGIGTYTAVKGAAFLESIGLTGFGAILAFIVLASLLNLLIISGSAMWTLMAAVFVPMFALIGFEPAFTQAAFRVGDSATQVITPLNPYMIVILGLLRRYEPNAGLGTLMSRLIPFVIPFWLSWAGLLAIWYFADLPLGPGAQIFLQ
- a CDS encoding AI-2E family transporter, with product MSTPLDPQKPGMHGTDTRDLSDTIAEIADDRPIPSDTEEVTDRGVIIGRDGRWAAGWALRFIIMVVAGYLALQLLGKVWVGLLPILLAILVTSVLWPVTSFFRNTLRFPAALAAIATIIGFFAAIIGVFAAMAPTVRDQGASLVTEASNGIDRISKWIQDGPFDIDLGQFSGALDDVVNYVRQQSANIASGVFSGLSAATSVVVTLVVMLVLTFFFLKDGSKFLPWVRKYTGSNVGWHLTEVLTRTWNTLAGFIRTQALVSLVDAVFIGIGLLILGVPLALVLAVITFFAGFIPIVGAFTAGALAVIIALVTNGLTNALLVLALIILVQQIEGNILQPILQSKAMNLHAAVVLLSVTVGSTMFGIVGAFLAVPVAATIAVWFRYHSEMVALRAGEISIDDIEIATKEGTNVTSKEAFEGVRDKLRSMGRRRNEDSAEGKSESGGILPRFRKVVETEPE
- a CDS encoding sulfate adenylyltransferase subunit 1, with the translated sequence MNASTLIATRETLRLCTAGSVDDGKSTFVGRLLHDTKSVLADQLASVEATSADRGFDGIDLSLLVDGLRAEREQGITIDVAYRYFATDQRTFILADTPGHVQYTRNTVTGMSTSQVVVLLVDARHGVVEQTVRHLTVAALLGVRTVILAVNKIDLVDYSESVFRDIEASFAAAADRLGVTDTHVVPISALRGDNVVDRSLAMPWYTGPTILSLLEEVEVTRGRAHDLDLRFPIQWVIREHATDYRGYAGRVEAGSVRVGSTVTLPYGRSTEIVGIDSTDGPVEEAVAGDSVTLLLADDVDLARGDLISGVQRPVEVRHFSATVVGLTEKALRAGAPVKVRYGTSLVRGRIASVDRLLDIDGLADVDHPEEFQLNDIAHISIDTAAELPIDGYAARGAVGSFLLIDPANGSTLAAGLVGTRLR
- a CDS encoding sirohydrochlorin chelatase; protein product: MTALITLSHGSRHPGSGGGIRRLTRAAGQLIDAPAFDAHLEFTEPTLPDVAFHLAAAGHREAIVVPLLFTDAFHARHDVPEVVAQAAEHSGLSLHVAPGLGTGDCVAGVLSQRVALDAPADSHVVLYPVGTSDEAAQAALGELGARVAELSGHSVSVVPATGPAGSGGAGVIEAAAGRSAVHLLPLFVTDGLLLDRLREQLPRIAAATGARFTSSPPLTTDLAAVVASRYHSALSLPAV
- a CDS encoding M20 family metallopeptidase — translated: MHSSDRTNPSTAFLDHASAGIEARMKEVQEAATGGPVVLDAYPGQEAAWTTASASAEALEPELTALLQNLHAHPEVAFEEVHAQRTIAELLEAKGFAVERGVHGVETSLRTLYDAPGYDPARHRTVAILAEYDALPGIGHACGHNIIAAAGVGAFLSAVEALRSSGMGGRIVFLGTPAEEGHSGKEYMIRGGMLDGIDVAIMIHPFGYDISSHYWLGRRTLQATFHGVAAHASSQPFMGRNALDAATLAYQAMGLLRQQMAPSDRLHSVITDGGHRPSVIPETASLDIYVRSLLTESLVDLSARVDNILDGAALMTGCTVERQWDVHPTTLPIRNNETLLGRWTHTQALRGRTAAPAGVVPDSLAASTDFGNVSQLVPGIHPMVKVSPPDVALHTAAFAEWAGSPEATRAAVDSSAGLAQVAMDVLGDDALAAAALAEFNATGGKFSVADQLG
- a CDS encoding sulfite exporter TauE/SafE family protein, with product MKTLILIALAGLAAQLVDGGLGMGFGATSTTILILLAGLGPAQASAAVHVAELGTTFVSGVSHWRFGNVDWRVVFRLAIPGALGAFAGATVLSSLSTDAARPLTAAILAAIGLNLIWRFSRGRVRRSVNSQPHSTGFLGGLGLFGGFIDASGGGGWGPVTTSTLLSLGRTEPRRVVGTVNTAEFLVTLGATLGFVIGLWEELVANLPAVLALLIGGTIAAPLAAWLVTRLNPVALGGIVGTLLLLLNLPVVLKFFAVTQPVVLTLQLATLVIGLALTWVGYQRARRNQLDAAVVTGVKEQPSNDRVKV
- a CDS encoding phosphoadenylyl-sulfate reductase: MNLLSATKRDPQVSPPGPNTTAPLDPRTAQRNAELVDTFAEQLYDASAETILAWAAEHVPGDVAVTLSMENTVLAELAARHLPQADFLFLDTGYHFEQTLAVADGVDKRYPQRLVRALPVLTRAEQDATYGVALYGRDPAACCRMRKVEPLAVNLSPYAGWVTGLRRADGPTRAQAPALSLDATGRLKISPIITWSLEDTEAFIADNDLIRHPLTTQGYPSIGCATCTLPVADGEDPRAGRWAGNAKTECGLHT